GAACGAAACCTTTGCACGGAGTTAAAATCTTAATACATACCTACGTATGGACAAcaataagtataataattagaGCAGACGAAACGCGGCGAATATAAGAACAGCAAGTTGATAATCGACACAAGTACACGCTCCTAAgattaaaagtaaattaattcgttataaatatattttcgctTCTTGATGGTTTTTACGTACGTCCATGACGCAGAGACCCTTGGATTGCGGAACGGAATGCAGAATAATACCGATGCAATTCCCGTCTCTAATTCGTACTTGCGGTGGATTTAATTAACTCCTTGTACACCTACCACATGAGGAAGCAACGATCGGCGGGGCAAATAAGTAAAAACACGGAATGATTTTTATGTAACCGTGAGACGACGGTGTTTTAACGACGTTTGAAGTACGTCGCAAGTATAACGACGTGCAGAAACGTCGACGTGGTTTTGCGCGTGCCGCGATGCCACCACGCTCGCagcgttatattatattgttcTCTCGGTGTcgggtgtatttttctttttctcctccttcttTCGTCTTCGTATTTTATTgcaatactttttttccaCTCAAATTACAAGACATTCAGGAGTGTTATTATCCCACCAGGCCGACATGCACGCGCTAACGATCGACAAGGTTTGATCCGCACGGATCCGGGTTTACCGATTTACAGTTGTAAGAGAGCGCGCGGTCTATCGATTATCAATCGTTAATTCAAGGCCGCTGAAAATTGTGCAAGTCGCATTACACGACACGCGACATTCCCGAGCAAtggaagaaacgaaaaaagtaaaaaggcACGAGACTGCGGGCTTTTTCGCTGCTTCGAAATCGCTCCTCGCCTCACGTGTTTCCGAACTGTATGTAGCCTGATACTCGATGTTGCAAAATTTGCGACGAGTGTATATAATGTAACCCATAACGTGTAATGGTGGATGGATAATTCGGTAGGCTTTATAGAGTAAAACAACGGCGCTTCGTCTCTATAGTGGCTTGGTTATTAACGACGGTAAGAAATTAATGCTGTTCAGTGAGCACGACGCGAAACGAGAAGGAAAGTAGCTGAAAGCGTAAACTAAATTAAATAACTCGCTGCTGGGCCCAGAGGTTGAGCAAAAGTGTCTAATATACCCGGCTGCTCTACCGTATTATACCTTCTATACGCATTGTGCTGTACGGTTCGCTCTATATACAAGCGCCCACTTTATTTCGATTCGTCAAGTCATCCGCTCGTCATATCGTAATATCCGGAAGTTGGGATCTTTCGAGGCTTCGACGACTCGGCCCTGACTTAACGGCGATATctgatcgataaaaaaatcacGGTTTATCGTCAACAAACTTGTCAATATTTTCGTCATTTCTCACAATCGATTAGTCttcttcaaaaaattcaaacaaattgCACGCCTGAAGTGTTTTGTAAGAGTCTTACAGTCATCGTGACACATGCTCGAGTGAATCACTTCCAATTAAAGACGAGATTAGAATTAATGTCTATATATTTGATCGATTCCTGGGATACCTTCATGGCTGATTTAGCGTTACcgttactgttattattattattattattattattattgttgttgttattattattattaccatatTGTATTCATGCATTAcacgtataaattttcaatgaaacgaaaatggaatgcaattttttttttcgccgcgAAACTTCTCACGATTTAGATACGACCGCGAGACTTGGGCCGACCTTTTAGCCGGCTTTATAGCTCGCGTTCAGAACGAACCACTTCTTATTATACACCAACACGTATATACGCGTTGTGTACACTTGAATAGACACAACTTCCTCTCTAGTGATTCAGGGCTGGGCATATATGCGGCAGGTATTATAAGGTATAATGTAATTGTTGTCTTGTACAGGTATGCAGCAACGACAAGAGTCGAGTGCATTTGTTCGGCATATCAAGCCTCAACTTGGACTCCACGGCGGAATCGTATCGCGTTACAACCGAAGCGATTCGTGATATAGGCGTAGTCAAAGGTATTATTCGTGTCTGATAATAGGTGCAACTGTTGGCGTAGAAAGTGCATGGAACGTGTGAACGGCTTGGAGCAGCTTGCTGCACAAAgttattttcatcgaaacgTGTAAAAACTCGCATACATCAGTTATGAAATGCAGATTCGGGTCATCGCCTGTGCAATTCTAAGCGAATTCAATGAAACAGAGCTTCCAATAACGGGGAGTGGTTTAAATGCGGTTCGAACTGCGGTTTACGGTTTAAAACtgaatttatacgtatacatttgTGAAAGCAAAGCAATTTGCGCGGCTGCACAAATTAGTTTTGTAAAACTGTATAAAAATACGTGGGCAAGGTCGTGCCTAGAGGTGGTTTAAACATCGGGTCTCGGGTGCACGCAGCACTTATAAAGGCAAGAGAGAGACTATAAATGTAATGAATGAGAGCTCTCCAAGTGGCGAAACTTATCCACATTTAACGTCGGAACAACAATGGCACGGTTGCGGGGTACGGTTTTATATACTTATATCAACCAGAGCAAGCTGCGCACCGGAGTACAAGTTGGTTTTCTTGGACACAATGCCACCTGTTGTGCCAGCGGGGCCCCCCTTACAGCAGTCAGTCACAAGCCTCGAGATCTCGTTGCGCAACACATCTCTGAAATTTGTTGCCTCCAGCTTTCATCGCTCCCACAACCAAGTCGTAACAGGCCATTCGACCGCCAGGCGCCCAAAACAGCAGCTAATCCGTGTATGGATTCGGTATGCTTAGAAACGTAAATTTGGATCAGGTTTCGCGGAGACACCGGACGGGTGCGTGTAATGATTTGGACTCGGATCTTTCGCAGCTGATTCTCCATTTTTATTACACCCTCTCTGTTGGAGCGGAATTTATTGTCCAATGATTCGTTAATCGATGGAGGGACGGAGTCAACTTTTGAACCTCGCTCCTGGCGAACTTCAATCGTAAAGGAACGAAATCGTACGGTTATATTATAAGGACGTCTGCAGGTTACACCTACATGTACGCGTTGTACAACTTTGGCGACGGAAATCGTTACCGTCGATCTAATCCCGTTCCATCGTCCTTGGAAGTTTATAGTTTAACTTCGTGGGAACGAGCATGAGAAAGAACCATACTGAATCTGGCCAAAGGGGGCCGATGTATGGGTACACATAAACACGGTGCACTACACACCGCGTGAGTACCATGGACACTTTTATAAGAGGTGATATCCTGACTCCGCGTGTCAAGGATCGTCTGACCGTTCGCCTCGTGTATACAtgggtataatattatacagcGAAGAAAGTACTCCGGACAAATTACCTCAATATGTACAATTTCAACGACAAGTTCTTTATATGCCAAGCGGGAAATAGGGGAGAGAAATGTCCAGAAAAGGCGACGATGCAGTGACCCGGAAGACGCAACGTCGCGTCGGTACGTGTATGTATGATCAACTCATTAAACCAGGGCGCAAAGCTCTCTGCACGACGAACTCTCGAGTCATAACAACTCGAATCGGTCGACACTCTAGTGACCCGCGAATGTTCGTCGAATGGAGACCAGAGAGACCGTTCACCAGTCTCGGCGTGTCTAGGCATCTGGTGTTGTACATTACGTGTAGGTACACAGAGAAAGGCGTGGCGCCGTCGCGTATCTCGGCATTCCGTTGATCGTTGCAATTTCATAGCCGATGAAATTCTCGTGCGGAATCGATCAGGAAGAGGTCTATgcgtcgaaaaaatttttaggctTGGAAAATAATCCGACTGCAGGCGTCATTTTTCACACGAATAAAGTGTATGCGAAAAGCTGTACGATGTACAGGAAACTATTTACTCTCGATTAACGGCGGCGTGGAAAGTATCGCGGTTCAGCGTTAGACAGGTATTGCGATTAGTGAAGTAACAAAACGAGACTAGACCGTGTACCCCCACCTCTCCGCCCAGTTTATGCATAAACGTTAAGCAAGCattgtttatttcattttctttactttctttctttttcagaGCACGAAAATTGATTCCGCGCGCCTACCTCAGCGGTTACACAACCGAAATATTAGCATACCTAATAATTTCCGAACGAGCATGGTATACAAGCCATCACCGTGTGTTTCTAACTACCTCGACGGTCTTGCAGAGTGAATTATCATTCATTACGTGTATACGGAAATTCCTCTAACAATTGTCGTATATTATTCTGTTTCAGATGGCATTGCACTTATCGGCGAGAAATATGGTGGTCGTAGCGATCGTGGCGGCAGCATGTGCCTCGGTAGCATCATCGGTTATCGACGATGACGAAAAGTTCCTCGAGATAGGCGTCAACGTCGACGAGAAAACTAGTCAAAAATTGAATGCCAAGACGGAATCAGAATCGGTTAGAAACGTTACAACGACGACGTCGAGGCGCGACAAGAAGATTATCCACAGACTGATCGGTGGGCACGTGAAGCATTACAGCGCGAAAGTGACGGAGGCCAAGGATCAACGTGAAACACCGCCGACGAGGTGGGACGAGGACGGACTGGTGATGTCGTCGGCCGGAAACGGAAAGGAAAAGACGTCTTCGTCGACGCGACGAACCGATGACGACGAAGAGAAGAAATCCCTTTCGCAGCAGGTTAAGGAGGGGAAATACGGACTTATACAGAACGAGATATACAAGACGCCACCCGAGAGGCCGGGGATCATAAGCTACCTCGGTAATCCCGAGGTGCCGAAGGACACCGCCAAGAATTTGGGGGGATTGGAAGAGGAGGAGATATGGCTCGCGGAGAATCATTTGCTCGTCCTGAGGGGCGGGAAATTTCCTGTATCGAACGTCAACGCAAAAAGGCCCGAAAGCAACACCGGCAACTGGCCGCCCATCGATGATTACAAGGCGCCAGAACGGCAGGTCAAAATACCACCGCATCCGAAAGTGCCGCCGCCCTTTCCCGTCCAGCTCACTGAAGGGGGACCCGTTCAGATTATCCGGGCAAACGGGTCCGTGTCGGTCGTCAACGACACCGCCGACTACGAGGAGTACGCCAACTATCCGGAGGGTTTCTACCCGGGGGAGGCGCCGTTTTATCCGACCTCGTCCAACATCTCGGAGCCCGTAAGCACCGGCTTCTACGGCAACGCTTCCGAGGGGGTTTTGGGGCCATTTTACCAGTCACTTCCGGCCGGCGCGGTATTCGTCCCGCCGCCGAGCAACCAGACGGACTACGACGAGGAAGACCAGTCGATATACTACCCGCCACCCTACAGCTTCTACTACCCGCAGGACAACGCGACCGCGGTACCCCCTGGTCCCCTTGTTCCCGGCATAATCCTGCCTCCCCCGCCAAACTTCTTCGCCGAACAGGACGAGCGGAAGCCGACGACCAAGGGCAGGTTCTATGCGAAAGAAACCACCACCACCCCCAGGACGACGACCACAACCGAACGAATCCGGGAGACGACGAAGTACGCTCCGCCGGCTCCGACGCCGCGACGTAAGACGGTCCCGAAACTGTACAAGGCTCGATTCCCGACAACAACACCGAGCTACTCGACCGGTACGAAGCCGACTACGAGAGTCCAGAGCCACCAAGGAACCCCGAAGACGGTCGGTAAGCTCAAGTCCAGGAACTTTACCCGGGTTCCAATCACGCCGGTGACTTCGACGCCGTTCGACACCCCGCGGTACGTCGAAACGACAACCACGGTCCCGGAGAAAGCGAGCACCACTCCGACCGGCGACTACTACGACATCCAGACCGAGGTCGAGAACCATTTGGTCGATTTGGGCCCGCCTCAGGGCGGTCAATGGTCAGCGATAGTGAGTAGCACCGCGGTGCCTCTGCTCGCCTATTACGCGACTACACCGTTGCCGTCGGAGCGGACGAGGAGTATGGAGGATGATATAGCGCCGATTCACGTCAAGGCGAAGATTGATATACCGGCGAAGAATCCCGCGGCTTATTACTTCTACGAGGAGACGAACGGGCCGGCGGTCGCCACGACGACACCTTCACCTTACTACGACGTCCAACCGATACCGAGGCGGCGTCAACCGAAGAAGCAGTATTACAGCGTCGAGATGGTACCGTCCCAGCAGACGTCGAACGACTTCGCAGACCTGAAACTCAACCCGGTAATTAAGACGGGACAAGGTTACAACGAGTTCATAGACCCGGAGCCGGTGGTTCGGAATCCCGCACCAACGACCAAGTATAACGTCGAGCGAATTAGAGGGTCTGTTAGCGATCGGGAAAATTCACCGAAGTACTATCAGTCTCTGTCGTTGGGGGGCTCGACGGCCACCATCAAACCTTACTACACGACGCAGAGGCCGCGATTCTACTACCAGAGTACCCGTAACGAACAGTACGCGGACTACAGGGATGATCAGGAGGTAAAATCGAGTCCGATTTATCAGTATAGCTACGAGGCCAACGGTTACACGAAGCAGCGACAACAGCAGAGCTATAGGCAGCAAGAAATAGACGACGTACCGACACCGGATGTACGACAAGTCTATAACGAGTATCAACAACCGACGAGGACGGCTGGGGGCCAGTACTACAACGATTACGACGTCCAGCCGGTGCAGAAATCGTCTGGGATCTCGTACCTGACGAATCACAGACAGTCGTATTCAGCGGCGACGGCGAGGCCGTCGGTAAACACGACGCCGAATCCGCATCACGCGTATTACACGAAACAGGATGAGCAGCTGCTGGACGATGTGACCAAGCAGTACTTCACGATATTCGGTAAAAAGTTGCCGGAAAACGTCCTTCAAAGCACGACACCTTTGTACAGAGTCGAGGCGGCGGCTGAAACGACGACGGAGAGTCCGGTGGGCCACGACATCAACACCTACGTGGCGAACAATCCTTACAACGGTAACGGTAACAGTGCCGCGGTTCATCAGCTGCAGAGTTTGACACCACCCAAGGTCAGCGTTCACTACGGCGACCAGACGCAGAGGCCGTATTCCCTCGAGGGCGACACTCTGGTGAATTACAAAAACCCGTTGCCGCCGATAAACCCGGACGCCGAGTTCATCCCCGTTAACAAACCGGTAGCACCGTCTAGGCAGCGGCTCCAAGAGTTCCGAAGCGAGCAGATTTCAACGCCGTTCAGAAATCGAAACGGCGGTAATTACCTCCAGGGATCCAATCAGCGGGAGACGTCTTCGTATCGTGGACGCTATCCGACTCCGTCGCCGATATCGCTTGCCAATGATATTTCGGTAAACTACCGAGACCCCAGGCCGCCGATAAATCCGGACGCCGAGTTCATAAATCCTGTACAGGGGCAACGGAATCAAGCGACTAGAGGTGGCTCGTATTTTGCCTATCAGTTACCCGGCAATGGGGGACACTTTTATTTCCTTACGCCACAGGCGATATCCCAAAGGCAAGATCTTACCAACGGCGGatatttttactcgaaacCCACCGCGACGAGGCTCGTGAGACGTCGTCGTCGGGGTCCCGCCGAGggctgaaaatttcgaaatcgtactgaccgaAGGCAGTCCCAAAATGCCATAAAACGAATGAGAAATGTTGCACGGATATTATCGAAGGAACAAAAGTATGGGCCTCATTTGTATGCCTATTACGTACGCAATTTGCTGTATCAGCACAACAATCctgattatattataatttatttttgtatatattGAGTATTAAGTTAATTActattgctattattattttattctacgCCGGTATATTAGTGGCACGTTTTATCACAATCGTACCACGCAGGATACGATCAGTTGTTAAAATTGTGATTCGATTaattaatatcattattattgtgtaCTATCTTGTATGTTATCTGTgattaaagaaatttttaatttacgtgTACAATTGAATGATGTACAGGTGTTTAATTGATATGCGTGTCAAAAAGTTCAAGCTGTCAAAGAATATCGTGAATTCAATagaatgtgaaattttcaacgaatctttTACACTCTGCGATAAATTATCCGATTTCCGATGTCGCCATTGAATAAgatcaattttaaaaactaCGTTGAAGATATTCacttttcaaacaattaaATATGATTCTACAGTGTCAGTTAACTATCCTTCGTCCATTTTGTATGTATTTCGAGTTTGCGACAGCTGATTGGTGGTAAGTAAATATAGAAAATTCCGATATTGTATGCCAGTCACAAACTACATATCTTGCGAGAAATTTCTGTCAGAGTTCCATAATTTCTTCGATACAATTTGTGGATTAGAATTAAACTGATCCTTCTAAAAAGTTTGTACTTCTGAATTTTAAGTAGATGAGATATGTCGTTATTAAAGAATGAGAATTGTCGTACCAATTTATAACATCGTTTGAAACATTACGTATGCGAAACGGTAAACAGTAGATATGAATTATTGGGGATTAAGTTGagtgaataatcaaaaaataactCACCAGTGTCGATTTCTTGCGTCTGCGTAGGATCCGGTAGAGGATAGTCGTTTAACCTCAGGTAAACTTCTATCGCGCACTTGGCTGCTTTGAAGTAAAACGGATGTGACCGCAAAACATCTTCTAATCTTAATAAGCCAACATAGGAACGCAATGTCATTTTTCTCATGCAATACGTGTGGAAATCAAACTGATCCTCCATGATTTCCGAAAAAtgctggaaaaaaatcaaccaatTACTACGTGCTTTATACTACGTTTAAGAGGTTCTTCGAAATGaatcttgaaacttgaaaagaaTACActgtatgcatacatattaCACTGCGAAATTGgatagatttaaaatttaGCAACTTAATTGGCAATGATTGAAACATGGACtgataagaaataaaagaaagcataaaaggaaataaaatataattaagcTCACCCTATCGACTTCGTGACACTTTTTCAAAGCTTCTCCGTACTTCCCAAGTCGTTGGTATGCTCTTGCTGCTTCCGTCTGGAACCACATGCACTGCATTTCGTTAAGATTTTCCATAGCCGGAACACCCTCCCTCGTAAACTTTCCACATGTCTCTTCTGCCTCTTTGATCAGATTTGCGCGGAGCATATATTTGGca
This genomic stretch from Neodiprion pinetum isolate iyNeoPine1 chromosome 6, iyNeoPine1.2, whole genome shotgun sequence harbors:
- the LOC124221496 gene encoding uncharacterized protein isoform X3, which encodes MSTKIDSARLPQRLHNRNISIPNNFRTSMMALHLSARNMVVVAIVAAACASVASSVIDDDEKFLEIGVNVDEKTSQKLNAKTESESVRNVTTTTSRRDKKIIHRLIGGHVKHYSAKVTEAKDQRETPPTRWDEDGLVMSSAGNGKEKTSSSTRRTDDDEEKKSLSQQVKEGKYGLIQNEIYKTPPERPGIISYLGNPEVPKDTAKNLGGLEEEEIWLAENHLLVLRGGKFPVSNVNAKRPESNTGNWPPIDDYKAPERQVKIPPHPKVPPPFPVQLTEGGPVQIIRANGSVSVVNDTADYEEYANYPEGFYPGEAPFYPTSSNISEPVSTGFYGNASEGVLGPFYQSLPAGAVFVPPPSNQTDYDEEDQSIYYPPPYSFYYPQDNATAVPPGPLVPGIILPPPPNFFAEQDERKPTTKGRFYAKETTTTPRTTTTTERIRETTKYAPPAPTPRRKTVPKLYKARFPTTTPSYSTGTKPTTRVQSHQGTPKTVGKLKSRNFTRVPITPVTSTPFDTPRYVETTTTVPEKASTTPTGDYYDIQTEVENHLVDLGPPQGGQWSAIVSSTAVPLLAYYATTPLPSERTRSMEDDIAPIHVKAKIDIPAKNPAAYYFYEETNGPAVATTTPSPYYDVQPIPRRRQPKKQYYSVEMVPSQQTSNDFADLKLNPVIKTGQGYNEFIDPEPVVRNPAPTTKYNVERIRGSVSDRENSPKYYQSLSLGGSTATIKPYYTTQRPRFYYQSTRNEQYADYRDDQEVKSSPIYQYSYEANGYTKQRQQQSYRQQEIDDVPTPDVRQVYNEYQQPTRTAGGQYYNDYDVQPVQKSSGISYLTNHRQSYSAATARPSVNTTPNPHHAYYTKQDEQLLDDVTKQYFTIFGKKLPENVLQSTTPLYRVEAAAETTTESPVGHDINTYVANNPYNGNGNSAAVHQLQSLTPPKVSVHYGDQTQRPYSLEGDTLVNYKNPLPPINPDAEFIPVNKPVAPSRQRLQEFRSEQISTPFRNRNGGNYLQGSNQRETSSYRGRYPTPSPISLANDISVNYRDPRPPINPDAEFINPVQGQRNQATRGGSYFAYQLPGNGGHFYFLTPQAISQRQDLTNGGYFYSKPTATRLVRRRRRGPAEG
- the LOC124221496 gene encoding uncharacterized protein isoform X5, which gives rise to MALHLSARNMVVVAIVAAACASVASSVIDDDEKFLEIGVNVDEKTSQKLNAKTESESVRNVTTTTSRRDKKIIHRLIGGHVKHYSAKVTEAKDQRETPPTRWDEDGLVMSSAGNGKEKTSSSTRRTDDDEEKKSLSQQVKEGKYGLIQNEIYKTPPERPGIISYLGNPEVPKDTAKNLGGLEEEEIWLAENHLLVLRGGKFPVSNVNAKRPESNTGNWPPIDDYKAPERQVKIPPHPKVPPPFPVQLTEGGPVQIIRANGSVSVVNDTADYEEYANYPEGFYPGEAPFYPTSSNISEPVSTGFYGNASEGVLGPFYQSLPAGAVFVPPPSNQTDYDEEDQSIYYPPPYSFYYPQDNATAVPPGPLVPGIILPPPPNFFAEQDERKPTTKGRFYAKETTTTPRTTTTTERIRETTKYAPPAPTPRRKTVPKLYKARFPTTTPSYSTGTKPTTRVQSHQGTPKTVGKLKSRNFTRVPITPVTSTPFDTPRYVETTTTVPEKASTTPTGDYYDIQTEVENHLVDLGPPQGGQWSAIVSSTAVPLLAYYATTPLPSERTRSMEDDIAPIHVKAKIDIPAKNPAAYYFYEETNGPAVATTTPSPYYDVQPIPRRRQPKKQYYSVEMVPSQQTSNDFADLKLNPVIKTGQGYNEFIDPEPVVRNPAPTTKYNVERIRGSVSDRENSPKYYQSLSLGGSTATIKPYYTTQRPRFYYQSTRNEQYADYRDDQEVKSSPIYQYSYEANGYTKQRQQQSYRQQEIDDVPTPDVRQVYNEYQQPTRTAGGQYYNDYDVQPVQKSSGISYLTNHRQSYSAATARPSVNTTPNPHHAYYTKQDEQLLDDVTKQYFTIFGKKLPENVLQSTTPLYRVEAAAETTTESPVGHDINTYVANNPYNGNGNSAAVHQLQSLTPPKVSVHYGDQTQRPYSLEGDTLVNYKNPLPPINPDAEFIPVNKPVAPSRQRLQEFRSEQISTPFRNRNGGNYLQGSNQRETSSYRGRYPTPSPISLANDISVNYRDPRPPINPDAEFINPVQGQRNQATRGGSYFAYQLPGNGGHFYFLTPQAISQRQDLTNGGYFYSKPTATRLVRRRRRGPAEG
- the LOC124221496 gene encoding uncharacterized protein isoform X2, whose amino-acid sequence is MTSCKCTVERTSFCLYSVIRDRGVNSTNSEVEIFYRVKRTISEEKLMALHLSARNMVVVAIVAAACASVASSVIDDDEKFLEIGVNVDEKTSQKLNAKTESESVRNVTTTTSRRDKKIIHRLIGGHVKHYSAKVTEAKDQRETPPTRWDEDGLVMSSAGNGKEKTSSSTRRTDDDEEKKSLSQQVKEGKYGLIQNEIYKTPPERPGIISYLGNPEVPKDTAKNLGGLEEEEIWLAENHLLVLRGGKFPVSNVNAKRPESNTGNWPPIDDYKAPERQVKIPPHPKVPPPFPVQLTEGGPVQIIRANGSVSVVNDTADYEEYANYPEGFYPGEAPFYPTSSNISEPVSTGFYGNASEGVLGPFYQSLPAGAVFVPPPSNQTDYDEEDQSIYYPPPYSFYYPQDNATAVPPGPLVPGIILPPPPNFFAEQDERKPTTKGRFYAKETTTTPRTTTTTERIRETTKYAPPAPTPRRKTVPKLYKARFPTTTPSYSTGTKPTTRVQSHQGTPKTVGKLKSRNFTRVPITPVTSTPFDTPRYVETTTTVPEKASTTPTGDYYDIQTEVENHLVDLGPPQGGQWSAIVSSTAVPLLAYYATTPLPSERTRSMEDDIAPIHVKAKIDIPAKNPAAYYFYEETNGPAVATTTPSPYYDVQPIPRRRQPKKQYYSVEMVPSQQTSNDFADLKLNPVIKTGQGYNEFIDPEPVVRNPAPTTKYNVERIRGSVSDRENSPKYYQSLSLGGSTATIKPYYTTQRPRFYYQSTRNEQYADYRDDQEVKSSPIYQYSYEANGYTKQRQQQSYRQQEIDDVPTPDVRQVYNEYQQPTRTAGGQYYNDYDVQPVQKSSGISYLTNHRQSYSAATARPSVNTTPNPHHAYYTKQDEQLLDDVTKQYFTIFGKKLPENVLQSTTPLYRVEAAAETTTESPVGHDINTYVANNPYNGNGNSAAVHQLQSLTPPKVSVHYGDQTQRPYSLEGDTLVNYKNPLPPINPDAEFIPVNKPVAPSRQRLQEFRSEQISTPFRNRNGGNYLQGSNQRETSSYRGRYPTPSPISLANDISVNYRDPRPPINPDAEFINPVQGQRNQATRGGSYFAYQLPGNGGHFYFLTPQAISQRQDLTNGGYFYSKPTATRLVRRRRRGPAEG
- the LOC124221496 gene encoding uncharacterized protein isoform X4; amino-acid sequence: MMALHLSARNMVVVAIVAAACASVASSVIDDDEKFLEIGVNVDEKTSQKLNAKTESESVRNVTTTTSRRDKKIIHRLIGGHVKHYSAKVTEAKDQRETPPTRWDEDGLVMSSAGNGKEKTSSSTRRTDDDEEKKSLSQQVKEGKYGLIQNEIYKTPPERPGIISYLGNPEVPKDTAKNLGGLEEEEIWLAENHLLVLRGGKFPVSNVNAKRPESNTGNWPPIDDYKAPERQVKIPPHPKVPPPFPVQLTEGGPVQIIRANGSVSVVNDTADYEEYANYPEGFYPGEAPFYPTSSNISEPVSTGFYGNASEGVLGPFYQSLPAGAVFVPPPSNQTDYDEEDQSIYYPPPYSFYYPQDNATAVPPGPLVPGIILPPPPNFFAEQDERKPTTKGRFYAKETTTTPRTTTTTERIRETTKYAPPAPTPRRKTVPKLYKARFPTTTPSYSTGTKPTTRVQSHQGTPKTVGKLKSRNFTRVPITPVTSTPFDTPRYVETTTTVPEKASTTPTGDYYDIQTEVENHLVDLGPPQGGQWSAIVSSTAVPLLAYYATTPLPSERTRSMEDDIAPIHVKAKIDIPAKNPAAYYFYEETNGPAVATTTPSPYYDVQPIPRRRQPKKQYYSVEMVPSQQTSNDFADLKLNPVIKTGQGYNEFIDPEPVVRNPAPTTKYNVERIRGSVSDRENSPKYYQSLSLGGSTATIKPYYTTQRPRFYYQSTRNEQYADYRDDQEVKSSPIYQYSYEANGYTKQRQQQSYRQQEIDDVPTPDVRQVYNEYQQPTRTAGGQYYNDYDVQPVQKSSGISYLTNHRQSYSAATARPSVNTTPNPHHAYYTKQDEQLLDDVTKQYFTIFGKKLPENVLQSTTPLYRVEAAAETTTESPVGHDINTYVANNPYNGNGNSAAVHQLQSLTPPKVSVHYGDQTQRPYSLEGDTLVNYKNPLPPINPDAEFIPVNKPVAPSRQRLQEFRSEQISTPFRNRNGGNYLQGSNQRETSSYRGRYPTPSPISLANDISVNYRDPRPPINPDAEFINPVQGQRNQATRGGSYFAYQLPGNGGHFYFLTPQAISQRQDLTNGGYFYSKPTATRLVRRRRRGPAEG
- the LOC124221496 gene encoding uncharacterized protein isoform X1, with protein sequence METRLTMTSCKCTVERTSFCLYSVIRDRGVNSTNSEVEIFYRVKRTISEEKLSTKIDSARLPQRLHNRNISIPNNFRTSMMALHLSARNMVVVAIVAAACASVASSVIDDDEKFLEIGVNVDEKTSQKLNAKTESESVRNVTTTTSRRDKKIIHRLIGGHVKHYSAKVTEAKDQRETPPTRWDEDGLVMSSAGNGKEKTSSSTRRTDDDEEKKSLSQQVKEGKYGLIQNEIYKTPPERPGIISYLGNPEVPKDTAKNLGGLEEEEIWLAENHLLVLRGGKFPVSNVNAKRPESNTGNWPPIDDYKAPERQVKIPPHPKVPPPFPVQLTEGGPVQIIRANGSVSVVNDTADYEEYANYPEGFYPGEAPFYPTSSNISEPVSTGFYGNASEGVLGPFYQSLPAGAVFVPPPSNQTDYDEEDQSIYYPPPYSFYYPQDNATAVPPGPLVPGIILPPPPNFFAEQDERKPTTKGRFYAKETTTTPRTTTTTERIRETTKYAPPAPTPRRKTVPKLYKARFPTTTPSYSTGTKPTTRVQSHQGTPKTVGKLKSRNFTRVPITPVTSTPFDTPRYVETTTTVPEKASTTPTGDYYDIQTEVENHLVDLGPPQGGQWSAIVSSTAVPLLAYYATTPLPSERTRSMEDDIAPIHVKAKIDIPAKNPAAYYFYEETNGPAVATTTPSPYYDVQPIPRRRQPKKQYYSVEMVPSQQTSNDFADLKLNPVIKTGQGYNEFIDPEPVVRNPAPTTKYNVERIRGSVSDRENSPKYYQSLSLGGSTATIKPYYTTQRPRFYYQSTRNEQYADYRDDQEVKSSPIYQYSYEANGYTKQRQQQSYRQQEIDDVPTPDVRQVYNEYQQPTRTAGGQYYNDYDVQPVQKSSGISYLTNHRQSYSAATARPSVNTTPNPHHAYYTKQDEQLLDDVTKQYFTIFGKKLPENVLQSTTPLYRVEAAAETTTESPVGHDINTYVANNPYNGNGNSAAVHQLQSLTPPKVSVHYGDQTQRPYSLEGDTLVNYKNPLPPINPDAEFIPVNKPVAPSRQRLQEFRSEQISTPFRNRNGGNYLQGSNQRETSSYRGRYPTPSPISLANDISVNYRDPRPPINPDAEFINPVQGQRNQATRGGSYFAYQLPGNGGHFYFLTPQAISQRQDLTNGGYFYSKPTATRLVRRRRRGPAEG